In the genome of Bacillus sp. S3, one region contains:
- the accA gene encoding acetyl-CoA carboxylase carboxyl transferase subunit alpha — protein MAGELEFERPIVELRKKITELKEFTKTAEVDLSSEIVKLEARLVKLEQDIYENIKPWDRVQIARLANRPTTLDYISFLFEGFFECHGDRTFADDEAIVGGVAKFKGLPVTVIGHQRGKDTKENIRRNFGMPHPEGYRKALRLMKQADKFNRPIICFIDTKGAYPGKAAEERGQSEAIARNLFEMAGLKVPVICIVIGEGGSGGALALGVGNRIYMLENSTYSVISPEGAAAILWKDAALAKNAAETMKITAPDLKELGVIDDIIPEIKGGAHKDVKKQAEEIEKVLTTSLQELLKLSEDELIADRYDRFRSIGEYTVKNEYIGVN, from the coding sequence ATGGCAGGGGAATTAGAATTCGAACGCCCGATTGTGGAGTTGAGAAAGAAAATCACCGAACTAAAAGAGTTCACGAAAACAGCCGAGGTCGATTTAAGCTCTGAGATTGTTAAATTAGAGGCGAGGCTAGTGAAACTAGAGCAAGATATATATGAAAATATCAAGCCGTGGGATCGTGTGCAAATAGCACGTCTTGCGAATCGCCCGACAACACTTGATTATATTTCATTCCTATTTGAAGGCTTCTTTGAATGTCACGGCGACCGCACATTTGCTGATGATGAGGCCATTGTCGGCGGGGTTGCTAAATTTAAAGGATTGCCTGTTACTGTTATTGGCCACCAACGAGGAAAAGACACGAAGGAAAATATTCGCCGGAACTTTGGGATGCCTCATCCCGAAGGCTACAGAAAAGCATTGCGCTTAATGAAGCAGGCAGATAAATTTAATCGTCCGATTATTTGTTTCATTGATACAAAAGGAGCCTATCCGGGGAAAGCAGCGGAAGAGCGCGGTCAAAGTGAAGCAATAGCCCGCAATCTTTTTGAAATGGCAGGCCTTAAGGTACCGGTTATATGTATTGTCATTGGTGAAGGCGGAAGCGGCGGTGCTCTTGCCCTAGGTGTAGGCAACCGTATTTATATGCTTGAAAACTCCACCTATTCCGTTATTTCTCCTGAAGGAGCGGCAGCTATTTTGTGGAAGGATGCAGCGCTAGCCAAGAATGCGGCTGAAACAATGAAAATTACTGCCCCTGACTTGAAAGAGCTTGGTGTCATTGATGACATTATTCCGGAAATTAAAGGCGGTGCCCATAAGGATGTTAAAAAGCAAGCAGAAGAAATTGAAAAAGTCTTGACCACATCACTTCAAGAACTGCTTAAACTGTCCGAGGATGAATTAATCGCTGACCGATATGATCGATTTAGATCAATTGGGGAATACACGGTGAAAAATGAATATATTGGGGTAAATTAA
- the accD gene encoding acetyl-CoA carboxylase, carboxyltransferase subunit beta has protein sequence MALKDLFTKNQPKKKKYATIPAETAKNDVPEGIMTKCPSCKKIMYTKELIKNAKVCLHCGFHFQMNAAERIDSFLDVGSFVEINENMVSENPLNFPDYLEKLEKDRQKSKLNEAVVTGMGTVNGHKIVVAIMDASFRMGSMGSVVGEKITLAIEKADDLSIPFVIFTASGGARMQEGALSLMQMAKTSVALKKFSNNGGLIISIMTHPTTGGVSASFASLGDYNFAEPGALIAFAGRRVIEQSIREELPEDFQTAEFLLKHGQLDAIISRIDLVENLTNILEIHQPGGELEWQGN, from the coding sequence TTGGCGCTTAAAGATCTTTTTACAAAGAATCAACCGAAAAAGAAGAAATATGCAACTATTCCGGCAGAAACAGCAAAAAATGACGTACCTGAAGGAATTATGACAAAGTGCCCTTCGTGTAAGAAAATCATGTATACAAAGGAATTAATCAAAAATGCAAAGGTATGTCTGCATTGTGGGTTTCATTTCCAAATGAATGCTGCGGAGCGGATTGATAGCTTTCTTGATGTGGGAAGTTTTGTGGAAATTAATGAAAATATGGTTTCTGAAAATCCGCTGAATTTCCCGGACTATCTTGAAAAGTTGGAAAAAGACCGGCAAAAAAGTAAATTAAATGAGGCCGTCGTCACCGGCATGGGAACGGTTAATGGCCATAAAATTGTCGTAGCGATTATGGATGCCTCTTTCCGAATGGGAAGCATGGGCTCTGTTGTTGGGGAAAAAATCACCCTAGCAATTGAAAAGGCAGATGATCTTTCGATTCCTTTTGTCATCTTCACGGCATCAGGCGGTGCCAGGATGCAGGAGGGAGCCTTAAGCTTGATGCAGATGGCAAAGACAAGTGTTGCCTTAAAGAAATTCAGTAATAATGGCGGCTTAATTATATCCATTATGACACACCCGACAACGGGCGGCGTCTCTGCAAGCTTCGCCTCATTGGGCGATTACAATTTTGCTGAACCTGGTGCGTTAATTGCTTTTGCCGGCCGCAGAGTCATTGAACAATCGATTCGTGAAGAATTACCGGAAGATTTTCAAACTGCTGAGTTCCTATTAAAACACGGTCAGCTTGATGCAATTATTTCCCGGATTGACTTAGTTGAGAATCTTACCAATATTTTAGAAATCCATCAACCTGGAGGTGAACTTGAATGGCAGGGGAATTAG
- a CDS encoding IS3 family transposase (programmed frameshift), producing MSKKIFTDKEIKILSNNPFVKSVSTKGITYTDEFKRIFISESVNGKLPRQIFEENGFDVDIIGIVRVQRAAYRWRVAYSELGVLGLRDTRKDHSGRPTKRELSLEEKNAKLEAQIQLLRAENELLKKLGNDGKGAGEKRVKVTAEQKFLLIRKVIEKYDLKHMVSFLCEISEVSRSGYYNYFSPKSQENRERREKEDLILKENILKAFHFKRRHKGARQIKMTLKGQFNIKYNIKRIRRIMKKYKIICQVRRANPYKKMLKATQEHSVLPNLLNREFKQEIPGKVLLTDITYLYYGKGQKAYLSTIKDSSTNEILAYNLSDRLTLDLATDTLVKLKKNRKVKFAEGAFIHSDQGVHYTSPTFQKHVKKLGLGQSMSRRGNCWDNAPQESFFGHFKDEAYIKPCNSLEELKREIRSYMTYYNNFRYQWNLKKMTPVEYRNHLLNVA from the exons ATGTCAAAAAAAATCTTCACTGATAAAGAAATAAAGATCCTTTCTAATAATCCTTTTGTCAAATCTGTAAGTACAAAAGGAATTACCTACACTGATGAATTTAAAAGGATTTTTATATCTGAAAGTGTAAATGGAAAATTACCACGGCAGATTTTTGAGGAGAATGGTTTTGATGTTGATATTATTGGTATCGTTAGGGTACAAAGAGCAGCTTATAGATGGCGTGTAGCTTATAGTGAATTGGGAGTATTAGGACTTCGAGATACACGTAAAGATCATTCTGGGAGACCGACTAAAAGAGAGCTTAGTTTAGAAGAAAAGAATGCAAAATTAGAAGCTCAAATTCAATTGTTGCGGGCTGAAAATGAATTGCTAAAAAAGTTAG GAAATGATGGAAAGGGGGCTGGAGAGAAACGAGTAAAAGTAACTGCGGAACAGAAGTTCCTTTTAATTCGTAAAGTAATTGAAAAGTATGATCTTAAACATATGGTGAGTTTCTTATGCGAAATATCTGAAGTTTCTCGTTCTGGTTATTATAATTATTTTTCTCCGAAATCTCAGGAAAATAGAGAACGCCGTGAAAAAGAGGACTTAATTTTAAAAGAGAATATTTTAAAGGCATTTCATTTTAAACGACGTCATAAAGGTGCTCGCCAAATTAAGATGACGTTAAAAGGGCAGTTTAATATTAAATATAATATTAAACGAATCCGAAGAATTATGAAGAAATATAAGATTATATGCCAAGTTAGAAGAGCTAATCCATATAAGAAGATGTTGAAAGCTACCCAAGAACACTCCGTACTACCGAATTTACTAAACCGAGAATTCAAACAAGAAATCCCAGGTAAAGTATTACTCACTGATATTACTTATTTATATTATGGGAAGGGCCAAAAAGCTTATTTGTCCACTATTAAGGATAGTTCCACGAATGAAATATTGGCCTATAACCTGTCAGATCGACTTACATTGGATTTAGCAACGGATACATTGGTAAAGTTAAAGAAAAATAGAAAAGTAAAGTTTGCAGAAGGAGCCTTTATTCACTCAGATCAAGGAGTACACTATACTAGTCCTACTTTTCAGAAGCATGTAAAAAAATTAGGGCTAGGACAATCTATGTCAAGAAGAGGAAATTGTTGGGATAATGCTCCACAAGAGTCGTTTTTTGGCCATTTTAAGGATGAAGCATATATAAAACCATGTAATTCCTTAGAGGAACTTAAAAGAGAAATAAGGAGTTATATGACCTACTATAACAATTTTAGATATCAATGGAATTTAAAGAAGATGACTCCTGTTGAATACAGAAATCATCTTCTAAATGTGGCATAA
- a CDS encoding DUF441 domain-containing protein, with product MLSESLLFLLLLLVIGFIAKNSSLMIAIAVLLLIKISGMDAKSFTFLQTKGINWGVTIITIAVLAPIASGDIGFKDLSGAFKTPFAWIALISGMLVALLAKGGVKLLTDDPQITTALVLGTILSVSIFKGVAVGPLIGAGIAYAAMRIFGLFS from the coding sequence ATGCTAAGTGAGTCGCTTTTATTCCTATTACTTTTATTAGTGATTGGCTTTATCGCCAAAAATAGTTCGTTAATGATTGCTATTGCCGTATTGCTTTTAATAAAGATTAGCGGAATGGATGCAAAATCTTTTACTTTTTTACAAACAAAGGGAATAAATTGGGGTGTTACGATTATAACCATTGCTGTTTTAGCTCCAATAGCCAGTGGAGATATAGGGTTTAAAGATTTATCAGGAGCTTTTAAAACGCCATTTGCCTGGATTGCCCTCATCTCCGGGATGCTTGTGGCTTTACTGGCAAAGGGAGGGGTAAAGCTATTGACCGATGACCCCCAGATCACAACGGCATTGGTGCTCGGCACCATTCTTTCTGTATCCATCTTTAAGGGTGTGGCAGTTGGCCCTCTGATTGGGGCAGGTATAGCCTATGCCGCTATGAGAATTTTTGGGTTATTTAGCTAG
- the pfkA gene encoding 6-phosphofructokinase produces MKKIGVLTSGGDSPGMNPAIRAVVRKAIFHNVEVYGIYGGYSGLIAGNIKKLELGSVGDIIHRGGTMLHSARCPEFKTKEVQQQGIEQLKAHGIDGLVVIGGDGSYRGAKALTEQGFPCVGVPGTIDNDIPGTEQTIGFDTALNTVIDAIDKIRDTATSHERTFIIEVMGRDAGDIALCAGLAGGAETILIPEENYDMNEIADRLRSGQERGKKHSIIVVAEGVCSGYEFSRQLHDAANIETRVSVLGHIQRGGSPTAADRVLASRLGARAVELLIEGKGGRAVGIEKNQLVDYDIIEALDKKHKLDLDLFKLSKELSI; encoded by the coding sequence ATGAAAAAGATTGGGGTACTTACGAGCGGCGGCGACTCCCCAGGGATGAACCCTGCGATTCGCGCGGTTGTCCGAAAAGCCATTTTTCATAATGTAGAAGTTTATGGTATTTACGGCGGTTATTCTGGATTAATTGCTGGTAATATTAAAAAGCTTGAGCTTGGTTCAGTTGGTGATATTATTCACCGCGGCGGTACGATGCTTCATTCGGCACGCTGCCCTGAATTTAAAACAAAAGAAGTGCAGCAGCAAGGAATTGAGCAGCTTAAAGCCCATGGAATTGATGGGCTCGTTGTCATTGGCGGCGATGGATCCTACCGCGGGGCAAAAGCATTAACAGAGCAAGGTTTTCCATGCGTTGGTGTACCTGGCACCATTGACAATGATATCCCGGGAACGGAACAAACTATAGGGTTTGATACAGCCCTAAATACTGTAATTGACGCAATCGATAAAATCCGCGATACTGCTACATCACATGAAAGAACATTTATCATTGAAGTAATGGGAAGGGATGCAGGCGATATAGCTTTATGTGCAGGACTTGCCGGCGGAGCAGAAACAATTTTGATTCCAGAAGAGAATTATGATATGAATGAAATTGCGGACAGGCTGCGCAGCGGTCAAGAGCGTGGGAAAAAACATAGTATCATTGTGGTAGCGGAAGGTGTTTGCAGCGGGTACGAATTTTCCCGCCAGCTTCATGATGCAGCAAACATTGAAACAAGGGTATCGGTGTTAGGTCATATCCAGCGTGGAGGCTCCCCAACGGCTGCAGACAGAGTGCTTGCAAGCAGATTAGGGGCAAGGGCTGTAGAACTTTTAATTGAAGGTAAGGGCGGCCGTGCAGTGGGAATTGAAAAAAATCAGCTTGTTGATTACGATATCATTGAAGCTCTCGACAAGAAACATAAACTAGATCTAGACCTATTCAAACTATCCAAGGAATTATCAATTTAA
- the ytvI gene encoding sporulation integral membrane protein YtvI, protein MNPKYINRTIRFVLVVGAVVLALYSFYFLSTVTYPFLIGLVIAFMINPLVNFLEKRAKMPRILAVFTGLVVIFALFAGLITLLVAEIVSGAAYLARVVPEHLDTLINYIEDYFTAQIIPLYNQLTSVFNKLDAGQKDTIIGNIQNVGTRVGTTVGTFIKNLFGNIPNILSWFPNAATVLIFSLLASFFISKDWYRLSAMAGKLLPEKAKRSGRTVFIDLKKALFGFIKAQVTLISITTVIILIGLLILRVDYAITIALATGIVDIIPYLGTGAVFVPWIIYAAISGDTALAIGLGVLYIIVLVQRQIMEPKILSSNIGLDPLATLIALFVGFKLIGFLGLIVGPVTLVIISTLYRANVFHDVWAFIKGKEA, encoded by the coding sequence TTGAACCCCAAGTACATAAACCGAACTATACGCTTCGTACTCGTCGTTGGTGCAGTTGTTTTAGCACTCTACTCGTTTTATTTTCTCTCAACCGTAACATATCCATTCTTAATTGGTCTCGTTATTGCATTTATGATAAACCCGCTTGTTAATTTTCTCGAAAAGAGGGCAAAAATGCCGCGAATTCTCGCTGTGTTCACTGGATTGGTGGTAATTTTTGCTTTATTCGCAGGGTTAATTACTCTTTTAGTCGCGGAGATTGTCTCAGGGGCTGCCTACTTGGCAAGGGTGGTGCCGGAACACCTCGATACATTGATTAATTATATTGAGGATTATTTTACTGCTCAAATCATTCCATTATACAATCAATTAACAAGTGTATTTAATAAGCTGGATGCCGGGCAAAAGGATACCATCATTGGAAATATCCAAAATGTGGGGACACGAGTCGGAACAACGGTTGGAACCTTTATTAAAAATCTGTTTGGAAATATCCCGAATATCCTATCATGGTTCCCGAATGCAGCAACCGTCCTTATTTTCTCGTTATTGGCTTCTTTCTTTATAAGTAAGGATTGGTACCGATTATCGGCAATGGCAGGAAAACTATTACCTGAAAAGGCAAAAAGAAGCGGCAGGACTGTTTTTATCGACTTAAAAAAAGCATTATTTGGTTTTATTAAAGCTCAGGTAACGCTGATTTCGATTACGACTGTAATCATTTTAATTGGACTCCTGATACTGAGGGTCGATTATGCAATTACGATTGCGTTAGCAACGGGAATCGTTGATATCATACCATACCTTGGAACGGGAGCAGTGTTTGTCCCGTGGATCATTTATGCGGCCATTAGCGGGGATACAGCTCTTGCTATCGGCCTGGGCGTTCTATATATCATTGTCCTTGTTCAACGGCAAATTATGGAGCCGAAGATTCTTTCCTCCAATATTGGTCTTGATCCTCTTGCGACACTTATTGCTTTGTTTGTCGGCTTTAAATTAATCGGATTTTTAGGGTTAATTGTCGGACCTGTTACACTAGTTATTATCAGCACCCTTTATCGTGCAAATGTCTTCCATGATGTTTGGGCATTTATTAAAGGGAAAGAAGCATGA
- the citZ gene encoding citrate synthase, translating into MTVTRGLEGVVATTSSISSIIDDTLTYVGYDIDDLAVNASFEEVIYLLWHRKLPNAEQLAELKQQLSENYALPQEVIEHFKMYPIQTVHPMAALRSAVSLLGLYDDEADLMDEEANYRKAVRLQAKMPAIVTTFARVRKGLEPIAPRQDLSFAANFLYMLTGEEPKAIAVEAMNKALVLHADHELNASTFTARVCVATLSDVYSGVTAAIGALKGPLHGGANEAVMKMLTEIGTLENVEPYVRGKLENKEKIMGFGHRVYRKGDPRAKHLKEMSKKLTELTGEPHWFDMSVKIQDIVTGEKNLPPNVDFYSASVYHSLGIDHDLMTPIFAVSRVSGWLAHILEQYENNRLIRPRAEYTGPGMQKYVPIEQRG; encoded by the coding sequence ATGACAGTAACACGCGGTCTTGAAGGGGTAGTGGCAACAACTTCCTCCATCAGCTCAATTATTGATGACACATTAACATATGTTGGCTACGACATTGATGATTTAGCTGTAAATGCTAGCTTTGAAGAGGTAATCTATTTATTATGGCATCGAAAATTACCGAATGCTGAACAGTTAGCTGAATTAAAACAACAGCTTTCAGAAAATTACGCACTTCCGCAAGAAGTGATTGAACACTTTAAAATGTACCCGATTCAAACAGTACATCCAATGGCGGCACTGCGTTCAGCAGTTTCTTTATTAGGATTATATGATGATGAAGCAGATCTTATGGATGAGGAAGCCAATTATCGAAAAGCAGTTCGCCTTCAAGCAAAAATGCCTGCGATTGTAACAACCTTCGCTCGTGTTAGAAAAGGGCTCGAACCGATTGCTCCAAGACAGGATCTAAGCTTTGCAGCGAATTTCTTATATATGCTTACCGGCGAAGAGCCTAAAGCAATTGCGGTAGAAGCCATGAATAAGGCACTCGTCTTACATGCAGATCATGAATTAAATGCTTCGACTTTTACTGCACGTGTATGTGTAGCTACATTATCTGATGTCTATTCTGGTGTAACAGCCGCCATTGGCGCATTAAAAGGACCCTTGCACGGTGGTGCCAATGAGGCAGTGATGAAAATGCTGACTGAAATCGGCACACTTGAAAATGTTGAGCCATATGTTCGCGGTAAGCTGGAAAACAAAGAAAAGATCATGGGCTTTGGCCACAGGGTATACCGTAAAGGCGACCCTCGTGCAAAACACCTTAAAGAAATGTCCAAAAAGTTAACAGAATTAACTGGTGAGCCACACTGGTTCGATATGTCTGTTAAGATCCAAGACATCGTTACAGGTGAAAAGAATTTACCGCCAAACGTTGATTTCTATTCTGCTTCTGTTTATCATAGCTTGGGAATTGACCACGACTTAATGACACCAATCTTTGCAGTAAGCCGTGTATCCGGATGGCTGGCACATATTTTAGAGCAATATGAAAACAATCGTTTAATCCGTCCTCGTGCAGAATACACTGGACCTGGAATGCAAAAATATGTTCCTATCGAGCAAAGAGGATAA
- a CDS encoding FadR/GntR family transcriptional regulator, translated as MITIDGLKTGDKIPSERELSERLNFGRSSVREALRALELLGLIETRRGEGTFIRDFRGHQLVQLLSTFILRDEKAKRDVFETKNFIEMDCLRLALQRINHRQVETLKKWIIQADSFTDDEFFYRIIEISDNHLFLRMWLILKEYYYSLFHPEEYRRDDYLLLLEALAEKDVGKSLYAYSKLRNLSDFNDKY; from the coding sequence ATGATTACCATTGATGGACTTAAGACCGGAGATAAAATTCCTTCAGAACGGGAATTATCAGAGCGCCTGAATTTCGGGCGCTCTTCCGTTCGCGAAGCTCTTAGAGCACTGGAGTTGCTTGGCCTTATTGAAACAAGGCGGGGTGAAGGGACGTTTATAAGAGATTTTCGCGGTCATCAATTGGTCCAGCTGCTCAGCACTTTCATTTTGCGAGATGAAAAGGCAAAACGCGATGTATTCGAAACCAAAAACTTTATCGAGATGGATTGCCTTCGTTTAGCATTGCAAAGAATCAATCATCGCCAGGTAGAAACGTTGAAGAAATGGATAATACAAGCAGACAGTTTTACAGATGATGAGTTTTTTTATCGGATAATTGAGATTTCCGATAATCATCTTTTTTTAAGAATGTGGTTAATACTAAAGGAATATTACTATTCATTATTTCATCCTGAAGAGTATCGACGGGATGACTATCTTCTATTACTTGAAGCTCTAGCCGAAAAGGATGTAGGAAAATCACTTTATGCTTATAGCAAACTTCGAAATTTGTCTGATTTTAACGACAAATACTAA
- the pyk gene encoding pyruvate kinase translates to MLRKTKIVCTIGPASESVEKLTQLIHSGLNVARLNFSHGDFEEHGARINNIRKAAEEAGKTVAILLDTKGPEIRTNNMQNGAIELKAGENIIVSMAEVEGTLEKFSVTYSELIDDVHVGSKILLDDGLIGLEVLEIDKAAKEIHTKILNSGTLKNKKGVNVPGVSVNLPGITEKDRQDILFGIEQGVDFIAASFVRRAKDVLEIRQLLEENNATHIHIIPKIENQEGVDNIDEILEISDGLMVARGDLGVEIPAEEVPLVQKMLIKKCNALGKPVITATQMLDSMQRNPRPTRAEASDVANAIFDGTDAIMLSGETAAGLYPIEAVQTMHNIASRAEQALDHKEILSGRSKDTEHNLTDAIGQSVAHTALNLDVKSIITPTESGHTARMISKYRPKAAIVAVTANDHVCRRLQLVWGVYPQLGKICTTTDEMLDNSVEESLNSGIVKHGDLVVITAGVPVGEAGTTNLMKIHVVGDIITKAQGIGRRSAFGKVVLAHDAKEAIEKVKPGSILVTIGSDRDMMPALEKCAALITQEGGLTSHAAVVGLNLGIPVIVGVDNALELFKEGQEITVDATRGVIYNGHASVL, encoded by the coding sequence ATGTTACGAAAAACAAAAATCGTTTGTACGATTGGTCCTGCAAGTGAAAGTGTGGAAAAATTAACTCAATTAATTCATTCAGGTTTAAACGTTGCCCGCTTAAATTTTTCACATGGTGATTTTGAAGAGCACGGAGCGCGGATTAATAATATTCGCAAAGCGGCAGAGGAAGCTGGAAAAACAGTTGCTATTCTGCTTGATACAAAAGGTCCGGAAATTCGGACTAATAACATGCAAAACGGTGCAATTGAACTTAAAGCAGGAGAAAATATTATTGTTTCTATGGCCGAAGTAGAAGGAACACTAGAAAAATTCTCTGTTACATATAGCGAGTTGATTGATGATGTCCATGTAGGCTCAAAAATCCTGTTAGATGACGGGTTAATTGGACTGGAAGTCTTGGAAATTGATAAGGCAGCAAAAGAAATTCATACAAAAATTTTAAATAGCGGAACGTTAAAAAATAAAAAAGGTGTTAACGTCCCAGGTGTATCTGTTAACTTACCGGGGATTACTGAAAAGGACCGTCAAGATATTCTTTTCGGCATTGAACAAGGGGTTGATTTCATTGCCGCATCTTTTGTCCGCCGGGCAAAGGACGTATTAGAAATCCGCCAGCTTTTAGAAGAAAATAATGCAACACATATCCACATTATACCTAAGATTGAAAATCAGGAAGGCGTCGATAATATTGATGAAATCCTGGAAATCTCTGATGGCTTAATGGTTGCCCGTGGAGATCTTGGCGTAGAAATTCCGGCAGAAGAGGTTCCGCTGGTACAAAAAATGTTAATTAAGAAATGTAATGCCCTTGGAAAACCTGTCATCACGGCTACACAAATGCTTGATTCGATGCAGCGAAATCCTAGACCGACTCGCGCTGAAGCAAGCGATGTTGCCAATGCTATTTTTGATGGGACAGACGCAATTATGCTTTCTGGTGAAACGGCTGCAGGACTTTACCCGATAGAAGCGGTGCAAACCATGCATAATATTGCTTCCAGAGCGGAACAGGCATTGGATCATAAAGAAATTTTATCTGGCCGGAGCAAAGACACGGAACATAATCTGACAGATGCGATTGGTCAATCCGTTGCTCATACAGCCTTAAACTTGGACGTAAAATCGATTATTACGCCAACCGAAAGCGGACATACAGCAAGAATGATTTCCAAATATCGTCCGAAAGCAGCGATTGTAGCTGTAACGGCGAACGACCATGTTTGCCGCCGGTTACAGCTCGTTTGGGGCGTTTATCCACAGCTTGGCAAAATTTGTACTACAACCGATGAAATGCTTGATAATTCTGTCGAAGAAAGCTTAAATAGCGGTATTGTAAAGCATGGTGATTTGGTTGTTATCACTGCAGGCGTTCCGGTTGGGGAGGCAGGTACAACGAATTTGATGAAAATTCATGTTGTCGGCGATATCATTACGAAGGCTCAAGGAATTGGCCGCAGGTCAGCTTTTGGGAAAGTGGTCCTTGCTCACGATGCAAAGGAAGCCATAGAAAAAGTAAAACCTGGTTCGATTCTTGTGACAATTGGTTCTGATCGTGACATGATGCCTGCGCTTGAAAAATGTGCTGCCCTTATTACACAAGAAGGCGGATTAACAAGCCATGCGGCTGTTGTTGGTCTTAACCTTGGTATACCGGTCATTGTCGGTGTTGATAATGCGTTAGAACTGTTTAAAGAGGGTCAAGAAATAACTGTTGATGCGACAAGAGGAGTTATTTACAACGGTCACGCCAGCGTATTGTAA
- the icd gene encoding NADP-dependent isocitrate dehydrogenase, which produces MLGEKITVTNGVLNVPNNPIIPFIEGDGIGPDIWAASERVLNAAVEKAYKGERKLVWKEVLAGEKAFNQTGEWLPSETLDVINEYLIAIKGPLTTPVGGGIRSLNVALRQELDLFVCLRPVRWFEGVPSPVKRPQDTDMVIFRENTEDIYAGIEYEKGTEAVKKVIDFLQNEMGVNKIRFPETSGIGIKPVSEEGTSRLVRAAINYAIKEGRKSVTLVHKGNIMKFTEGAFKNWGYELAEKEFGDKVFTWAQYDRIKAEQGSDAANKAQADAEAAGKIVVKDAIADIFLQQILTRPREFDVVATMNLNGDFISDALAAQVGGIGIAPGANINYETGHAIFEATHGTAPKYAGLDKVNPSSVILSGVLMLEHLGWNEAATMVIKSVEKTIASKVVTYDFARLMEGATEVKTSEFADELIKNME; this is translated from the coding sequence ATGCTAGGCGAAAAAATCACGGTAACAAATGGAGTTTTAAATGTACCAAACAATCCCATTATCCCATTTATTGAAGGGGACGGTATCGGACCAGATATCTGGGCAGCATCTGAAAGAGTTTTAAATGCAGCGGTTGAAAAAGCTTATAAAGGTGAACGTAAATTAGTATGGAAAGAAGTTTTAGCTGGTGAAAAGGCATTTAACCAAACGGGTGAATGGCTCCCATCAGAAACACTTGATGTAATTAATGAATATTTGATTGCCATTAAAGGACCTTTAACTACTCCAGTCGGCGGCGGAATTCGTTCATTGAATGTTGCACTTCGTCAAGAATTGGATTTATTTGTCTGCTTGCGTCCTGTAAGATGGTTTGAAGGTGTTCCTTCGCCAGTAAAGCGTCCGCAAGACACTGACATGGTCATCTTCCGTGAAAATACTGAAGATATCTATGCTGGGATCGAGTATGAAAAAGGCACTGAAGCAGTTAAAAAGGTCATCGACTTTCTGCAAAACGAAATGGGTGTTAATAAAATCAGATTCCCTGAAACGTCAGGTATCGGTATTAAGCCTGTTTCTGAAGAAGGTACATCTCGTCTAGTACGCGCAGCTATTAACTATGCAATTAAAGAAGGCCGTAAATCCGTTACACTCGTGCATAAAGGAAATATCATGAAATTTACTGAAGGCGCGTTTAAAAACTGGGGTTATGAGTTAGCAGAAAAGGAATTTGGCGATAAAGTCTTTACATGGGCTCAATATGATCGCATTAAGGCTGAGCAAGGATCGGACGCTGCTAACAAGGCACAAGCAGATGCAGAAGCTGCCGGCAAAATCGTTGTAAAGGATGCTATTGCCGATATTTTCTTACAACAAATCCTTACTCGCCCTCGTGAGTTTGATGTTGTAGCTACTATGAACTTAAACGGCGACTTCATTTCAGATGCACTTGCAGCACAAGTTGGCGGAATTGGAATTGCTCCGGGAGCTAATATCAACTATGAAACTGGGCATGCCATTTTTGAAGCAACACATGGTACGGCACCTAAATATGCAGGCCTTGATAAAGTAAATCCTTCATCTGTTATTTTATCAGGTGTGTTAATGCTTGAGCACTTAGGCTGGAATGAAGCAGCTACAATGGTTATTAAATCAGTAGAAAAAACAATTGCTTCCAAAGTTGTGACGTATGATTTTGCGCGTTTAATGGAAGGTGCAACAGAAGTGAAAACTTCAGAATTTGCTGATGAGCTAATCAAAAATATGGAATAA